Within the uncultured Fusobacterium sp. genome, the region GTAATGGTGGAGGTATATAAAAAAGGAGAGGAAATGTTAAGAGCAGAAAAGGGAAGTATTAATCAAGAAAAAAGAAGAAGACTTGAAAGAAAATTAAAATTAGAAAGTAGTAAAAATAGCGAAGTAGCAGGAATAAAAGAGAAGATAAAAGCTATTCAAGCGGGAATAAAGGAATTAAAAACTGATAAAGTAAAAAAAGCAACTACAAAAGTAGCAAAAGAGGTAAAAGCTCCTATAATAGTTGAAACAAAAGAGGCTAAAGCTCAAAAAGAAGAAAAAATGTATGTAATACCTTTAGGTGGAATGGAAGAGGTAGGAAAAAACAGTACAGTAGTTCAATATAGAGATGAGATAATAATAATTGATTCAGGAGTAATATTTCCAGATGAAAATTTATTAGGAATAGATTTGGTTATTCCAGACTTTAGCTTTTTAGAAAATAATAAAGATAAGATAAAGGGATTATTTGTAACTCATGGACATGAGGATCATATTGGATCTATTCCTTATCTTTATCAAAAAATAGATAAAAGTGTTCCTATGTTCGGGGGAAAATTAACTTTGGCTTTAGCTAAATCAAAATTTGAAAATGGTTTTAGCAAAGATTTACCAAAGATGAAAGAGATAAAAGGAAGAACAAAGATAAAAGTTGGAAAGTATTTTACAGTTGAATTTATAAAAATAACTCACTCAATAACTGATGCTTACTCAATTTTAGTTACAACTCCTGCTGGAACAGTTTTCCATACTGGAGATTTTAAGATAGATTTAACTCCAGTGGATGGAGAAGGTGTAGATTTTGCAAGACTTTCTCAAATAGGAGAACAAGGAGTAGACTTGATGTTATCAGATTCTACTAACTCTGAAGTTGATGGATTTACACCATCTGAAAGAAGCGTAGGAGAAGCCTTTAGATTAGAGTTTTCAAAGGCAAAGGGAAGAATAATAGTGGCTGCTTTTGCTTCACATGTACATAGACTTCAACAAATTGTCAATGTAGCTCAAGAGTATGGAAGAAAGATAGCAATTGATGGAAGAAGCCTTGTCAAAGTTTTTGAAATAGCAGGAAGTTTAGGATATTTAAAAGTTCCAAATGATATGATGGTACCTCTTTCAGAAGTGGATACTTTAAAGGATAATAAAGTGGTAATTCTTTGTACAGGAACACAGGGAGAACCAATGGCTGCTTTATCAAGAATAGCTAAGAATATGCATAAACATATTAAGATAAAAGAGGGAGATACTGTTATTATTTCAGCAACTCCAATACCTGGAAATGAAAGAGCTGTATCAAATAATATAAATAATCTACTTAAATATGATGCTGAAGTTGTATTTAAGAAAATAGCTGGAATCCATGTATCTGGACATGGAAGTAAAGATGAACAAAAACTTATGTTAAATTTAATAAAGCCAAAATACTTTATGCCAGTTCATGGAGAGCATAAAATGTTAAAAGCTCATAAGGATACAGCAATAGAAACAGGAATTCCTAAAAATAATATAATTATTGCTCAAAATGGAAGTAAAATAGAGGTTACAAAATCAGGAGC harbors:
- a CDS encoding ribonuclease J; this translates as MLRAEKGSINQEKRRRLERKLKLESSKNSEVAGIKEKIKAIQAGIKELKTDKVKKATTKVAKEVKAPIIVETKEAKAQKEEKMYVIPLGGMEEVGKNSTVVQYRDEIIIIDSGVIFPDENLLGIDLVIPDFSFLENNKDKIKGLFVTHGHEDHIGSIPYLYQKIDKSVPMFGGKLTLALAKSKFENGFSKDLPKMKEIKGRTKIKVGKYFTVEFIKITHSITDAYSILVTTPAGTVFHTGDFKIDLTPVDGEGVDFARLSQIGEQGVDLMLSDSTNSEVDGFTPSERSVGEAFRLEFSKAKGRIIVAAFASHVHRLQQIVNVAQEYGRKIAIDGRSLVKVFEIAGSLGYLKVPNDMMVPLSEVDTLKDNKVVILCTGTQGEPMAALSRIAKNMHKHIKIKEGDTVIISATPIPGNERAVSNNINNLLKYDAEVVFKKIAGIHVSGHGSKDEQKLMLNLIKPKYFMPVHGEHKMLKAHKDTAIETGIPKNNIIIAQNGSKIEVTKSGAKIKGKVNAGCTLVDGLGVGDIGNVVLKDRQQLSQDGVVVIVFTLDKETGKIIVGPDIVTRGFVYSKESDDIIKEAIENIKEKLDMAENYYSKDWGILKNMTRDIASKFFYNKTKRNPMILPIIMEA